Proteins encoded by one window of Mycolicibacterium cosmeticum:
- a CDS encoding M20 family metallo-hydrolase yields MTSGLTDSAFLADFAALSAIGATAAGGVDREAATSADGRAREWLRDWFFHHGLDCRVDAVGNMYGCAEIVAGAPYVLLGSHLDSQPTSGRFDGAYGVLAGAYAAAAAASRPEGARFNIAAVNWFNEEGSRFSPSLMGSAVYTRKLTADAVLDTVGKDGITVREALQSIGFHGGDSPPQAGAFAEIHIEQGRTLIDQDLDIGVVTENWAAYKYAITVHGEQAHTGATHMRYRRDALVGASQVVLAVRAVADEFGPDTVLGSVGSFTVEPNSPVVVPARVRLAADLRALDGETVEAAHRSFLQRISAITGAGEVRIDIESAALRPSTRYQDAGIALAGGVADELGLRWRTLPTMAGHDSVNLKSLVPTVMLFVPSVDGVSHNENEYSTDAHLLAGLRMLTATARQLVTGALEAATLP; encoded by the coding sequence ATGACCTCAGGCCTGACCGACTCCGCGTTTCTCGCCGATTTCGCCGCCCTGTCGGCGATCGGCGCGACCGCGGCAGGCGGCGTGGACCGCGAAGCGGCCACCTCCGCCGACGGGCGGGCCCGGGAGTGGTTGCGCGACTGGTTCTTTCACCACGGGCTGGATTGCCGTGTCGACGCCGTCGGCAACATGTACGGCTGCGCCGAGATCGTCGCGGGCGCACCGTACGTCCTGCTCGGCTCGCATCTCGACAGTCAACCGACATCCGGTCGTTTCGACGGCGCCTACGGGGTACTGGCCGGGGCCTACGCCGCGGCAGCGGCCGCGAGCCGACCCGAGGGGGCCCGCTTCAACATCGCGGCGGTGAACTGGTTCAACGAGGAGGGCTCGCGCTTCTCGCCGAGCCTGATGGGCAGCGCGGTGTACACCCGCAAGCTGACCGCCGACGCCGTCCTCGACACCGTCGGAAAAGACGGCATCACGGTCCGGGAAGCATTGCAATCCATCGGGTTCCACGGCGGTGATAGCCCGCCGCAGGCCGGCGCCTTCGCCGAGATCCACATCGAGCAGGGCCGCACGCTGATCGACCAAGACCTCGATATCGGGGTGGTCACCGAGAACTGGGCGGCCTACAAGTACGCCATCACCGTGCACGGCGAGCAGGCCCACACCGGCGCGACGCATATGCGCTACCGGCGTGACGCGCTGGTGGGTGCCAGTCAGGTGGTGCTGGCGGTCCGGGCCGTCGCCGACGAGTTCGGCCCCGACACGGTGCTCGGCTCGGTCGGCAGCTTCACCGTCGAGCCCAACTCTCCCGTGGTGGTGCCGGCGCGGGTCCGGCTGGCGGCGGATCTGCGCGCCCTCGACGGTGAAACCGTCGAAGCTGCGCACCGATCTTTCCTGCAACGCATTTCGGCGATCACCGGGGCCGGCGAGGTTCGCATCGACATCGAATCGGCGGCCCTGCGACCCTCCACCCGCTATCAGGACGCCGGGATCGCCCTGGCCGGTGGCGTCGCCGATGAGCTCGGACTGCGGTGGCGGACGCTACCGACGATGGCCGGGCACGATTCGGTGAACCTCAAGTCGCTGGTGCCGACGGTCATGCTGTTCGTGCCCAGCGTCGACGGTGTGTCCCACAACGAGAATGAGTACAGCACCGATGCTCACCTGCTGGCCGGGCTGCGCATGCTGACGGCCACCGCGCGGCAGCTGGTGACCGGGGCTCTGGAGGCGGCCACACTCCCATGA
- a CDS encoding sodium:solute symporter family protein translates to MWIMLAMLAVFYAIVIAILYVTQQKTSPTFDEYAVGGRSYGPWYVAMSYVNSWWPGSTFIAFFGLATGAGVFGLYGLAYSSLGVAMMYFMATRAWRWGKKYDLRSQPDLLGKRFDSPAVRIIASVIGIVSLFPWVVLGMQALGTVFELASDGAWSVTTCLIVGLAVILLRQYWTVRMGMRGLIMTDAFQGTVAYVFSAVVCVVLLSGIAGGPISIANLNDVAHQYLVLPGDGDKYGPLYIFALIFTGVIGSLCWPTSFQRIYTASSVRSVKSGTLCTVLISGVFYTLLMLVGIAATVMPDVAESPQAGWFTIMSDYGGTWLLGLGITIVFAASMGHIDGSVQVCGLQIANDLVNTTKRPLSDKRLTQVAKTSMLVFMIAAGVVAYATFNMTRLQLLAQISYQGVIQLAVPLFLGIFWRGGNKQGAVAGMLSGFLVAMVMTWIYPDDVRWLGSLTGGIVGLVVNLAVFLAAAALIGTDDADKARVNEMFEAAKTKMRIAAPTAPVSLEDQVHELAEETR, encoded by the coding sequence ATGTGGATCATGCTCGCCATGCTGGCTGTGTTCTACGCCATCGTGATCGCCATTCTCTATGTGACCCAACAGAAGACATCACCGACCTTCGACGAGTACGCCGTCGGCGGTCGCAGCTACGGACCGTGGTATGTCGCCATGAGCTACGTGAACTCGTGGTGGCCCGGGTCGACCTTCATCGCCTTCTTCGGATTGGCCACTGGCGCTGGGGTATTCGGCCTCTACGGCCTGGCGTACTCCAGTCTGGGTGTGGCGATGATGTACTTCATGGCCACCCGGGCATGGCGCTGGGGCAAGAAGTACGACCTGCGGTCCCAACCCGACCTGCTCGGCAAGCGCTTCGACTCACCGGCGGTGCGCATCATCGCCAGCGTCATCGGCATCGTGTCCCTGTTCCCCTGGGTGGTGCTGGGGATGCAGGCCCTCGGAACGGTTTTCGAGCTCGCCAGCGACGGCGCCTGGTCGGTCACCACCTGCCTGATCGTCGGGCTGGCCGTGATCCTGCTCCGGCAGTACTGGACCGTCCGGATGGGTATGCGCGGTCTGATCATGACCGACGCCTTCCAGGGCACCGTGGCCTACGTGTTCTCGGCCGTGGTGTGCGTCGTTCTGCTCTCCGGCATCGCCGGTGGTCCGATCAGCATCGCCAACCTCAACGACGTCGCACACCAGTACCTGGTGCTGCCCGGGGACGGCGACAAGTACGGGCCGCTCTACATCTTCGCCCTGATCTTCACCGGCGTCATCGGATCGCTGTGCTGGCCGACGAGTTTCCAGCGTATCTACACCGCCTCCAGCGTGCGCTCGGTCAAGTCCGGCACGCTGTGCACGGTGCTGATCTCCGGCGTCTTCTACACCCTGCTGATGCTGGTCGGCATCGCGGCGACGGTGATGCCCGACGTCGCCGAGAGCCCACAGGCGGGCTGGTTCACCATCATGAGCGACTACGGCGGCACCTGGCTGCTCGGCCTCGGTATCACCATCGTCTTCGCGGCCTCCATGGGCCACATCGACGGCAGCGTGCAGGTGTGCGGTCTGCAGATCGCCAACGATCTCGTCAACACGACCAAGCGGCCGCTGTCGGACAAGCGGCTGACCCAGGTCGCCAAGACCTCGATGCTGGTCTTCATGATCGCCGCGGGTGTCGTCGCCTACGCCACGTTCAACATGACCCGCCTGCAGCTGCTGGCCCAGATCTCCTATCAAGGCGTGATCCAGCTGGCGGTGCCGCTGTTCCTGGGCATCTTCTGGCGGGGCGGCAACAAGCAGGGCGCGGTGGCCGGCATGCTCTCGGGCTTCCTGGTCGCGATGGTCATGACCTGGATCTACCCCGACGACGTGCGCTGGCTGGGCAGCTTGACCGGCGGTATCGTCGGCTTGGTGGTCAACCTGGCCGTCTTCCTCGCCGCCGCCGCGCTGATCGGCACCGACGATGCCGATAAGGCCCGCGTCAACGAGATGTTCGAAGCCGCCAAGACCAAGATGCGGATCGCGGCGCCCACTGCGCCGGTATCGCTGGAGGACCAGGTGCACGAGCTGGCCGAAGAGACCCGATGA